In Salinigranum marinum, one DNA window encodes the following:
- a CDS encoding signal recognition particle protein Srp54, producing MVLDNLGSSLRGSLDKLQGKSRLDEDDVQEIVKEIQRSLLSADVDVSLVMELSDAIKSRALDEEPPAGTSARDHVLKIVYEELVDLIGESTEIPLEPQTIMLAGLQGSGKTTTAAKMAWWFSKKGLRPAVIQTDTFRPGAYDQAKQMCERAEVDFYGDPGCDDPVRIAEEGLEATEDADVHIVDTAGRHALEADLIDEIEEIESVVDPDLNLLVLDAAIGQGAKEQAKEFDGSIGIGGVVITKLDGTAKGGGALTAVNETGSSISFLGTGETVQDIERFEPNGFISRLLGMGDLKQLSERVERAMAETGGEDDDWDPEDIMKGSFTLKDMQKQMEAMNKMGPLDQVMDMIPGLGGGLKDQLPDDAMDVTQDRMRKFEVIMDSMTDAEMENPRSVGAQQVRRVARGSGTDEETVQELLQQHKMMERTLKQFQGMGDGDMQRMMKKLQKQGGGGGMGGMGGMGPFGD from the coding sequence ATGGTACTCGACAATCTCGGGAGTTCCCTCAGGGGCTCGTTGGACAAGCTCCAGGGGAAGTCCCGTCTCGACGAGGACGACGTCCAAGAGATCGTCAAGGAGATCCAGCGCTCGCTCCTCTCCGCCGACGTCGACGTGAGCCTCGTGATGGAGCTGTCGGACGCCATCAAGTCCCGCGCGCTCGACGAGGAGCCGCCGGCCGGAACGAGCGCCCGAGATCACGTCCTGAAGATCGTCTACGAGGAACTCGTCGACCTCATCGGCGAGTCGACGGAGATCCCGCTCGAACCGCAGACCATCATGCTCGCCGGCCTCCAGGGGTCGGGGAAAACCACCACTGCGGCCAAGATGGCGTGGTGGTTCTCGAAGAAGGGGCTTCGTCCCGCCGTGATCCAGACGGACACGTTCCGCCCCGGCGCGTACGACCAGGCCAAACAGATGTGCGAACGGGCCGAAGTCGACTTCTACGGGGATCCGGGCTGTGACGACCCCGTCCGGATCGCCGAGGAAGGGCTAGAGGCGACCGAGGACGCCGACGTCCACATCGTCGACACCGCCGGGCGGCACGCGCTCGAGGCCGACCTCATCGACGAGATCGAGGAGATCGAGTCCGTCGTCGATCCAGATCTGAACCTCCTCGTCCTCGACGCCGCGATCGGGCAGGGGGCGAAAGAGCAAGCGAAGGAGTTCGACGGCTCGATCGGCATCGGCGGTGTCGTCATCACGAAGCTCGACGGCACGGCCAAAGGCGGCGGCGCGCTCACCGCGGTGAACGAGACCGGTTCCTCGATCTCCTTCCTGGGAACGGGCGAGACCGTCCAGGACATCGAGCGGTTCGAGCCCAACGGCTTCATCTCCCGCCTCCTGGGCATGGGCGACCTCAAACAGCTCTCCGAGCGCGTCGAGCGAGCGATGGCCGAGACGGGGGGTGAGGACGACGACTGGGACCCCGAGGACATCATGAAGGGGTCGTTCACCCTGAAGGACATGCAAAAGCAGATGGAGGCGATGAACAAGATGGGCCCGCTCGACCAGGTGATGGATATGATCCCCGGGCTGGGCGGCGGTCTCAAGGACCAACTGCCCGACGACGCGATGGACGTCACCCAGGATAGAATGCGGAAGTTCGAGGTCATCATGGACTCGATGACCGACGCCGAGATGGAGAACCCCCGTTCCGTCGGCGCACAACAGGTCCGCCGCGTCGCCCGCGGCTCCGGCACCGACGAGGAGACCGTACAGGAATTGCTCCAGCAGCACAAGATGATGGAGCGGACCCTCAAGCAGTTCCAGGGGATGGGCGACGGCGACATGCAGCGGATGATGAAGAAGCTCCAGAAACAGGGCGGCGGTGGCGGGATGGGCGGCATGGGCGGAATGGGTCCGTTCGGCGACTGA
- a CDS encoding AAA family ATPase yields MTEGRVIGTVGLPGSGKGEAAAVAERAGIPVVTMGDVVRKETEERGLPPEEHGQVARALREANGPDAIAARSIPMVEDYLAEADQVVVDGLRSGVEVDRFEEAFGDGFTLVSIEAPFEVRAARLAERGRDLTDEDRDALLDREQRELDFGMDEAMGRADAVIENTDSLASFRERVRSVLDIPAPTETTADGREVTDQ; encoded by the coding sequence ATGACCGAGGGTCGCGTGATCGGCACGGTGGGGCTCCCGGGAAGTGGCAAGGGGGAGGCCGCGGCCGTCGCGGAGCGGGCCGGCATCCCCGTGGTGACGATGGGCGACGTCGTCCGCAAGGAGACTGAAGAGCGGGGCCTCCCGCCCGAAGAGCACGGACAGGTGGCGCGGGCGCTCCGCGAGGCCAACGGACCCGACGCCATCGCGGCGCGATCGATCCCGATGGTCGAGGACTACCTCGCCGAGGCCGACCAGGTCGTCGTCGACGGCCTCCGGTCGGGCGTCGAGGTCGACCGCTTCGAGGAGGCGTTCGGCGACGGCTTCACGCTGGTGAGCATCGAGGCCCCGTTCGAGGTGCGTGCTGCGCGCCTCGCCGAGCGAGGGCGCGACCTGACCGACGAGGACCGCGATGCCCTCTTGGACCGCGAACAGCGCGAACTCGACTTCGGCATGGACGAGGCGATGGGCCGCGCGGACGCCGTCATCGAGAACACCGACTCGCTGGCGTCGTTCCGCGAGCGGGTGCGGTCGGTCCTCGACATCCCGGCACCCACGGAGACGACGGCCGACGGCCGGGAGGTGACCGACCAGTGA
- a CDS encoding RNA-binding domain-containing protein: protein MTKVYSVDVRIVAPVRDTEVADRVVDAVTNLFPEADVEREAGQVVADVHSMDRFSERLHEQEILDTARREFFRRADDEGFSFALKKQAAFKGVVNFSVGNPAELGDIEVHVTVRSPSVEAYVDAVAPPTEDGRPIDPDGG from the coding sequence GTGACGAAGGTGTACAGCGTCGACGTCAGGATCGTCGCGCCCGTCCGCGACACCGAAGTCGCCGACCGCGTCGTCGACGCGGTGACGAACCTCTTCCCCGAGGCCGACGTCGAGCGCGAGGCGGGGCAGGTCGTCGCCGACGTGCACTCGATGGATCGGTTCTCCGAACGCCTGCACGAACAGGAGATCCTCGACACCGCCCGTCGGGAGTTCTTTCGCCGCGCCGACGACGAGGGCTTCTCGTTCGCGCTGAAGAAACAGGCCGCGTTCAAAGGTGTCGTCAACTTCTCCGTCGGGAACCCGGCCGAACTCGGCGACATCGAGGTACACGTCACGGTGCGGTCGCCGTCGGTCGAGGCGTACGTCGACGCTGTCGCGCCGCCGACCGAAGACGGACGGCCGATCGACCCGGACGGCGGGTAG
- a CDS encoding magnesium transporter codes for MTVREVAAEAYRDALPALVASLAGGLLAGVVLGGMRPELRAVPGLLVLIPALLATRGNVYGSLGARIATALHQGLVEPRLSAADRRLGAAAAAAISNGLLASTFASVVVFALLTGIGEPVAPLPTLVGVALVAGVLSGVVLTVVVVTVVFAGYRRGRDPDTLVGPIVTTTGDVFGVLFLLLAVRLVLALGGGG; via the coding sequence ATGACCGTCCGTGAGGTCGCCGCGGAGGCGTACCGCGACGCGCTCCCTGCGCTCGTGGCCAGCCTCGCCGGCGGCCTCCTCGCCGGCGTCGTGCTCGGTGGGATGCGCCCGGAACTCCGCGCCGTCCCCGGCCTCCTCGTGTTGATCCCGGCGCTTTTGGCGACCCGCGGCAACGTCTACGGCTCGCTCGGCGCGCGGATCGCGACCGCGCTCCACCAGGGCCTCGTCGAACCGCGGCTCTCGGCGGCCGACCGGCGGCTGGGGGCGGCGGCCGCGGCCGCGATCTCGAACGGCCTCCTCGCATCGACGTTCGCCTCCGTCGTCGTCTTCGCGCTCCTCACGGGAATCGGTGAGCCGGTCGCGCCCCTCCCGACCCTCGTGGGCGTCGCGCTCGTCGCCGGCGTCCTCTCGGGCGTCGTCCTGACCGTCGTGGTGGTGACCGTCGTCTTCGCGGGCTACCGCCGCGGGCGCGACCCCGACACGCTCGTCGGTCCGATCGTCACCACGACCGGCGACGTGTTCGGCGTGCTCTTTCTCCTCCTGGCCGTGCGGCTCGTCCTCGCGCTCGGAGGGGGTGGCTGA
- a CDS encoding DoxX family protein codes for MRDTDSVLARLKRPLLFVMGVLYVVAGVMHFVVPGVYAQIVPPVLPRPLALVYLSGVAEIVLGVAVLLPRTRRLAAWGLVFLLVAIFPANVYMATHDVVLEGVPAWASRPSDAATWARLPLQVVLVGWAWWYTRPTDDTD; via the coding sequence ATGCGCGACACCGACAGCGTGCTCGCCCGACTCAAGCGGCCGCTTCTCTTCGTGATGGGTGTACTCTACGTCGTCGCGGGCGTGATGCACTTCGTCGTTCCCGGCGTCTACGCGCAGATCGTGCCGCCGGTGCTCCCACGCCCCCTCGCGCTCGTCTACCTCTCGGGCGTCGCGGAGATCGTCCTCGGCGTCGCCGTGTTGCTCCCTCGAACGCGCCGCCTCGCCGCGTGGGGACTCGTTTTCCTCCTCGTCGCGATCTTCCCGGCGAACGTCTACATGGCGACACACGACGTGGTGCTCGAGGGGGTCCCGGCGTGGGCCAGCCGCCCGTCGGACGCCGCGACGTGGGCACGGCTCCCGTTGCAGGTCGTGCTCGTCGGCTGGGCGTGGTGGTACACCCGCCCGACGGACGACACGGACTGA
- a CDS encoding nucleoside recognition protein produces the protein MFSVAVGLQSNALVPVLADVAPRVARIAVLIACGVFLANLAVGFGVVERVAGLSRFLTDPANLPDEVGTAILTTAASTTAGYGMLAEFRESGMLDDRATLVAVTINTFFGFVQHIFTFYVPVLIPILGFEVGVLYVGSRALVALGITLTGVAAGALLLSPANVDRSATVAADGGARDDDPDGPREVVTHAWHRTLPKLRRIVPRLAVVYTLVVALTRTYDLTALTDVADPLATVVGLPGASIPVIAVFALDTTAGAATIAPLVGVEFTPRQAVATMLLGGIVSFAVSTFKRSIPFQYGIWGPAFGSKVVAVNTALKIVFIGVAVAVLLAV, from the coding sequence GTGTTCTCGGTCGCCGTCGGGCTCCAGTCGAACGCGCTCGTCCCGGTGCTTGCGGACGTCGCGCCGCGCGTCGCGCGCATCGCCGTCCTCATCGCGTGCGGGGTATTCCTCGCGAACCTGGCGGTGGGGTTCGGCGTCGTCGAGCGCGTCGCCGGGCTGTCGCGGTTTCTCACCGACCCGGCGAACCTCCCGGACGAGGTCGGGACCGCCATCCTCACCACCGCGGCGTCGACGACGGCGGGCTACGGCATGCTCGCGGAGTTCCGCGAGTCGGGGATGCTGGACGACCGCGCGACGCTCGTCGCCGTCACCATCAACACGTTCTTCGGCTTCGTCCAGCACATCTTCACGTTCTACGTGCCTGTGCTCATCCCGATCCTCGGGTTCGAGGTCGGCGTCCTGTACGTCGGCTCGCGCGCGCTCGTCGCGCTCGGGATCACGCTGACGGGCGTCGCCGCCGGCGCGCTCCTCCTCTCACCCGCGAACGTCGACCGCTCGGCGACCGTCGCGGCCGACGGCGGGGCGCGGGACGACGATCCGGACGGTCCGCGCGAGGTCGTCACGCACGCCTGGCACCGGACGCTCCCGAAGCTCCGGCGCATCGTCCCCCGGCTCGCAGTGGTCTACACGCTCGTCGTCGCCCTCACCCGGACGTACGACCTCACGGCGCTCACCGACGTCGCGGACCCCCTGGCGACCGTCGTGGGGCTCCCGGGGGCGTCGATCCCCGTCATCGCCGTCTTCGCGCTCGACACCACCGCCGGCGCGGCGACCATCGCCCCGCTCGTGGGCGTCGAGTTCACCCCCAGGCAGGCCGTGGCGACGATGCTCCTCGGCGGGATCGTCTCGTTCGCCGTCTCGACGTTCAAGCGGTCGATCCCGTTCCAGTACGGCATCTGGGGGCCCGCCTTCGGGTCGAAGGTCGTCGCCGTCAACACGGCGCTGAAGATCGTCTTCATCGGCGTCGCCGTCGCGGTACTGTTGGCCGTGTGA
- a CDS encoding YccF domain-containing protein, which yields MTQRSLLVRALWFVLVGWWLTPLVVNVAWLLNATIILLPLGIKLINLVPTVLTLREPRSVVDPDSTGRGQSSLLVRVVYFLFVGWWLSWLWANVAAFFAVTIVGLPVALWMFNRLPYVTSLYRFDG from the coding sequence ATGACACAACGCTCCCTCCTCGTCCGCGCGCTGTGGTTCGTCCTCGTCGGCTGGTGGCTCACGCCGCTGGTCGTCAACGTCGCGTGGCTGCTCAACGCCACGATCATCCTCCTGCCGCTCGGGATCAAACTCATCAACCTCGTCCCGACGGTGCTCACGCTCAGGGAACCCCGGTCGGTCGTCGACCCCGATTCGACGGGGAGGGGCCAGTCCTCGCTCCTCGTTCGAGTGGTGTACTTCCTGTTCGTCGGCTGGTGGCTCTCGTGGCTCTGGGCGAACGTCGCGGCCTTTTTCGCCGTGACGATCGTCGGCCTGCCGGTCGCGCTGTGGATGTTCAACCGGCTGCCGTACGTGACGTCGCTGTACCGGTTCGACGGCTAA
- a CDS encoding gamma carbonic anhydrase family protein — translation MTDRRRYEFEGTTPTIADSANVAQDATLVGDVRVGPDASVWPGVVLRGDIGPVVVGGQSHVGDNAVLHAARLGERVMVGHGAVLNETTVGDGSMVGFNSTVSDTHIGHGSIVAVGTVVPEGLDIPAESFARGVPAKVTPLSETTFDAEEAFEAYSSGDYSDLASRHTDLFE, via the coding sequence ATGACAGACAGGCGACGATACGAGTTCGAAGGGACGACACCGACGATCGCTGACTCGGCGAACGTCGCACAGGACGCCACGCTCGTCGGCGACGTCCGCGTGGGGCCGGATGCGAGCGTCTGGCCCGGCGTGGTGCTCCGGGGCGACATCGGCCCGGTCGTCGTCGGCGGCCAGTCGCACGTCGGCGACAACGCCGTCCTCCACGCGGCCCGCCTCGGCGAGCGCGTGATGGTGGGTCACGGGGCCGTGTTGAACGAGACAACCGTCGGCGACGGCTCGATGGTCGGGTTCAACTCGACGGTCTCCGACACGCACATCGGTCACGGAAGCATCGTCGCCGTCGGGACCGTCGTTCCCGAGGGGCTCGACATCCCCGCGGAATCGTTCGCGCGCGGGGTGCCGGCGAAGGTGACGCCCCTGTCGGAGACCACGTTCGATGCCGAGGAGGCGTTCGAGGCGTACTCGTCGGGCGACTACTCCGATCTCGCGAGCCGGCACACGGATCTGTTCGAGTAA
- a CDS encoding magnesium transporter, whose amino-acid sequence MPTEWTVRAITRAMLPVLLVLTLVEIGSGLVLGSFESSLLRFPTLLVLVPVTIGTAGNLGSILAARLSTAFHLGTLSFDPGDEALVGNAVATLALSITVFPVIGAGAWTLSTLLGTARLPLSTVLAVSVTSGVALAVLAVVVTLVATYAAYRFSLDPDDVVIPVVTNASDVLGVLVLFGAVQLYVA is encoded by the coding sequence ATGCCCACCGAGTGGACCGTCCGGGCGATCACCCGCGCGATGCTGCCCGTCCTCCTCGTGTTGACCCTGGTCGAGATCGGCTCGGGGCTCGTGCTCGGGAGCTTCGAGTCGTCGCTCCTGCGGTTTCCGACTCTCCTGGTCCTGGTGCCCGTCACTATCGGCACCGCGGGCAACCTCGGGAGCATCCTCGCCGCCCGGCTCTCGACCGCCTTCCACCTCGGGACGCTGTCGTTCGATCCGGGGGACGAAGCGCTGGTGGGCAACGCCGTCGCCACGCTGGCCCTGTCGATCACCGTCTTCCCCGTCATCGGCGCGGGGGCGTGGACGCTCTCGACGCTCCTCGGCACGGCCCGACTGCCGCTGTCGACGGTGCTCGCCGTAAGCGTCACGAGCGGGGTCGCGCTCGCGGTGCTCGCGGTCGTCGTGACGCTCGTGGCGACGTACGCCGCCTACCGCTTCAGCCTCGACCCCGACGACGTCGTCATCCCCGTGGTGACGAACGCCTCGGACGTGCTGGGCGTGCTGGTACTGTTCGGCGCGGTACAGCTGTACGTGGCGTGA
- the thsA gene encoding thermosome subunit alpha, whose product MIILGEDSQRTQGKDAQSMNITAGKAVAESVRTTLGPKGMDKMLVDSSGGVVVTNDGVTILKEMDIDHPAANMIVEVSETQEDEVGDGTTTAVVIAGELLDQAEELIDQDVHATTIAQGFRQAAEKAKEVLEDNAIDVSADDRETLVKIAATAMTGKGAESAKDLLAELVVDAVLAVADEDSIDTDNVSVEKVVGGSIDNSELIEGVVVDKERVDENMPYMVEDANVAVIDGALEVRETEIDAEVNVTDPDQLQQFLDREEKELKELVDKLVDADVDAVFVGDGIDDMAQHYLAKAGIIAARRVKDSDLKRIARSTGGKVVGSVDDLDADDIGFAGSIGQKDIGGDERLFVEDVEDAKSVTLVLRGGTEHVVDEVERAVEDALGVVRTTLEDGKVLPGGGAPETELSLELRDFAGSVGGREQLAIEAFADALDVVPRTLAENAGLDPIDSLVDLRSKHDGGEFAAGLDAYSGEVIDMEAEGVVEPLRVKTQAIESATEAAVMILRIDDVIAAGDLKGGGSDDDGDDEMPPGGGGMGGMGGMGGMGGMGGAM is encoded by the coding sequence ATGATCATTCTCGGCGAAGACTCCCAGCGCACACAGGGGAAGGACGCACAGTCGATGAACATCACGGCCGGCAAGGCCGTCGCGGAGTCCGTACGCACGACGCTCGGCCCGAAAGGGATGGACAAGATGCTGGTCGACTCCTCGGGTGGGGTCGTCGTCACGAACGACGGCGTCACCATCCTCAAGGAGATGGACATCGACCACCCCGCGGCGAACATGATCGTCGAGGTGTCGGAGACCCAAGAGGACGAGGTCGGCGACGGCACGACGACCGCGGTCGTCATCGCGGGTGAACTCCTCGACCAGGCCGAGGAACTCATCGACCAGGACGTCCACGCCACCACCATCGCGCAGGGCTTCCGACAGGCCGCCGAGAAGGCCAAAGAGGTCCTCGAAGACAACGCCATCGACGTCTCCGCGGACGACCGCGAGACCCTGGTGAAGATCGCCGCGACGGCGATGACGGGCAAGGGTGCCGAGAGCGCGAAGGACCTCCTCGCGGAGCTCGTCGTCGACGCCGTGCTGGCGGTGGCCGACGAGGACAGCATCGACACGGACAACGTCAGCGTCGAGAAGGTCGTCGGCGGCTCGATCGACAACTCCGAGCTCATCGAGGGCGTCGTCGTCGACAAGGAGCGCGTCGACGAGAACATGCCCTACATGGTCGAGGACGCCAACGTCGCCGTCATCGACGGCGCGCTCGAAGTGCGCGAGACGGAGATCGACGCCGAGGTCAACGTCACGGACCCCGACCAGCTCCAGCAGTTCCTCGACCGCGAGGAGAAGGAACTGAAGGAGCTCGTCGACAAACTCGTCGACGCCGACGTCGACGCCGTCTTCGTCGGTGACGGCATCGACGACATGGCCCAGCACTACCTCGCGAAGGCGGGCATCATCGCCGCACGCCGCGTGAAGGACTCCGACCTCAAGCGCATCGCCCGGTCGACGGGCGGCAAGGTCGTCGGCAGCGTCGACGACCTCGACGCCGACGACATCGGCTTCGCCGGCTCGATCGGCCAGAAGGACATCGGCGGCGACGAGCGGCTGTTCGTCGAGGACGTCGAGGACGCAAAGAGCGTCACACTCGTGCTCCGTGGCGGCACCGAACACGTCGTCGACGAGGTCGAGCGCGCGGTCGAGGACGCGCTGGGCGTCGTCCGCACCACGCTCGAAGACGGCAAGGTCCTGCCCGGCGGCGGGGCCCCCGAGACGGAACTGTCGCTCGAACTGCGCGACTTCGCCGGCTCCGTCGGCGGTCGCGAGCAGCTCGCGATCGAGGCGTTCGCCGACGCGCTGGACGTCGTCCCCCGGACGCTCGCCGAGAACGCCGGTCTCGACCCCATCGACTCTCTCGTCGATCTGCGCTCGAAGCACGACGGTGGCGAGTTCGCCGCCGGCCTCGACGCGTACAGCGGCGAGGTCATCGACATGGAGGCCGAGGGCGTCGTCGAACCGCTCCGCGTCAAGACGCAGGCCATCGAAAGCGCCACCGAGGCGGCCGTGATGATCCTCCGCATCGACGACGTCATTGCCGCGGGCGACCTCAAGGGCGGCGGCAGCGACGACGACGGCGACGACGAGATGCCGCCGGGCGGCGGTGGCATGGGCGGCATGGGCGGCATGGGCGGCATGGGCGGTATGGGCGGCGCGATGTAA
- a CDS encoding PAS domain S-box protein encodes MNDADGASVVLLVDDDTARARRAGRAIERTAPPVDVSVAEPGSDAVSAASEPAIRCVVTAWGRADGDGESFLSALRDRRPSVPVVLFTDVDLVAVDEAAGAYDVADVRPRTPDGLADRLLAGSVAGLIDEVAVEPGSNERPTGAPRKPAGGGVRESGREGEGSPGGRDCLHDHWYRRLVEQNIVGIYVIEDRVFSYVNSRMADVFGTTPTAMEGRPVMSFVAPEDRCRVDQHLADREADSRERAHYVFTGICADGTRIEVEASGGRIAIGDGVAIVGVLLDVTERERHEREIRRLSRAVEHAAPAIYVTDADGLITDVNPAFERITGYDSSRVVGENPRLLNSERMDDDYYDEMYATINGGDVWREAIVDRRANGELYHARQTIAPIHENDRIEGFVAIQEDVTEERIRQQVLQVLHRVLRHNLRNKLNVIAGHAAVLAERLAATGDDTGLASATAIQRATAELDELSDRATEAEFALESSGSDRRPIDLVALLRRQWGQFVDEEHGTDLLLDGPDCAWVTADATLTVAVRELLRAAVSPTRDRRSPTTTTVRHAGTEVELRLRLDETAITEWHPIRTGIETPLEHASGLDMWLAEWVVTRLGGDLRLSDADGESLLIVRLPEATAPDETERQR; translated from the coding sequence GTGAACGACGCTGACGGCGCGTCGGTCGTCCTGCTCGTCGACGACGACACGGCACGGGCGAGGCGAGCGGGCCGCGCGATCGAACGGACGGCCCCTCCCGTCGACGTCTCGGTCGCCGAACCCGGTTCGGACGCCGTCTCGGCGGCGAGCGAACCGGCGATCCGGTGTGTCGTCACGGCGTGGGGCCGCGCCGACGGCGACGGGGAGTCGTTCCTCTCGGCGCTCAGAGACCGCCGACCGTCGGTGCCGGTGGTGCTCTTCACCGACGTCGACCTCGTGGCGGTGGACGAGGCCGCCGGTGCGTACGACGTGGCCGACGTTCGACCGCGGACCCCGGACGGCCTCGCCGACAGACTGCTCGCGGGGAGCGTCGCCGGACTGATCGACGAGGTCGCGGTTGAGCCGGGTTCGAACGAACGCCCCACCGGAGCGCCCCGGAAGCCCGCCGGCGGAGGCGTTCGCGAGTCGGGTCGGGAGGGCGAGGGGTCGCCCGGCGGACGGGACTGTCTCCACGATCACTGGTACCGGCGTCTCGTCGAGCAGAACATCGTCGGGATCTACGTCATCGAGGACCGGGTGTTCAGCTACGTCAACTCCCGGATGGCCGACGTGTTCGGGACGACGCCGACCGCGATGGAGGGGCGTCCGGTCATGTCGTTCGTCGCCCCGGAGGATCGCTGTCGGGTCGATCAGCATCTTGCGGATAGGGAGGCCGACAGTCGCGAGCGCGCCCACTACGTCTTCACCGGGATATGCGCCGACGGCACGCGGATCGAGGTCGAGGCCAGCGGCGGTCGGATCGCGATCGGCGACGGCGTCGCCATCGTGGGCGTGCTCCTCGACGTGACGGAACGCGAGCGACACGAACGGGAGATCAGGCGGCTCTCGCGGGCGGTCGAACACGCCGCCCCGGCGATCTACGTCACCGACGCCGACGGGCTCATCACCGACGTGAACCCGGCTTTCGAGCGGATCACCGGCTACGACAGTTCGCGGGTCGTCGGCGAGAACCCGCGGCTCCTCAACTCGGAGCGGATGGACGACGACTACTACGACGAGATGTACGCGACGATCAACGGGGGTGACGTGTGGCGCGAGGCCATCGTCGACCGCCGGGCGAACGGCGAACTCTACCACGCCAGACAGACCATCGCGCCCATCCACGAGAACGACCGCATTGAGGGGTTCGTCGCGATCCAAGAGGACGTCACGGAAGAGCGCATCCGACAGCAGGTCCTCCAGGTGTTGCACCGCGTCCTCCGACACAACCTCCGGAACAAGCTGAACGTCATCGCCGGCCACGCCGCGGTGTTGGCCGAGCGACTCGCCGCCACCGGTGACGACACGGGGCTGGCCTCGGCGACGGCCATCCAGCGGGCTACGGCCGAACTGGACGAACTCAGCGACCGGGCGACCGAAGCGGAGTTCGCGCTCGAATCGAGCGGGAGCGACCGACGGCCGATCGATCTCGTCGCGCTCCTTCGGCGACAGTGGGGCCAGTTCGTCGACGAGGAGCACGGGACCGACCTCCTCCTCGACGGACCCGACTGTGCGTGGGTGACGGCCGACGCGACGCTCACCGTCGCCGTCCGGGAACTCCTCCGCGCGGCGGTGTCGCCCACACGCGACCGCCGATCCCCGACGACGACGACGGTTCGACACGCCGGTACCGAGGTGGAACTCCGCCTCCGACTCGACGAGACCGCGATCACCGAGTGGCACCCGATCCGAACGGGGATCGAGACGCCGCTGGAGCACGCGTCGGGCCTCGACATGTGGCTCGCCGAGTGGGTCGTCACTCGGCTCGGCGGCGACCTCCGACTGAGCGACGCGGACGGGGAGTCGCTCCTGATCGTCCGCCTCCCCGAGGCGACTGCGCCGGACGAGACCGAACGCCAGCGTTGA